In Lathyrus oleraceus cultivar Zhongwan6 chromosome 2, CAAS_Psat_ZW6_1.0, whole genome shotgun sequence, the DNA window AGAGGCTTTGAGGGAGGTGTGTGCTATGAGTCCAGAAGTGTCATTTCTGGGAATCCACTTTTTTTTCTTTAACAATAGTCTATTTTCTTCTGGGTTGTGAAACTGGTTTGGGATAGCCATATAGTTTGTAGCAGTAGGGTTTTATGTTACCAAACCTCCCACAATAATGACATTTCCATCGTTGAATCTTGCTTCATGAGTAGTCATCCTGATGACTTTCTTGATGTTGGGACATTTGATTTGACATATTTTGATCCTGTTTTCTTTTAGGTTGAACAAATTTCATTGCATGCCCTTTTCCTTTGTTCATCACAACTTGATTATCATAACAAGACCTTGAACATTTCCAGCATTCTTACCAgtttgaagaatctcattcagCACATCAGAGTTATTGCTAAGCATTCTTACAGACTTAGTCACATTGTCAAGTCTTGAATTGAGCAGAACAACTTCATCATTCAGATCAAAGATGATAAACAAATGCTCCACTTCTTCAACCTGTAGTTGAGCAATAACTTTCTATTGATCTTCTTCCAATTGACATACTTCTTCACTTCTGAGGCACAACTCCTTGTAAGACTCTGCAAGTTCCTCAAAAGTGAGTTCCTCACAATCTGATTCTTTATCAGAATCACAAATACCAGTCAAGGTAGTAACCTGTTTGGTAGGCTCCACTCAAGGATCACTTTCAAAATCATCTTCTGACCATGACACAGAAAAACCCTTCTTCTGCTTCTTAAGATAAGTGAGGCACTCAACTCTTATGTATCAAAACCCTTCACATCCATGAAATTGGATTCCTTTTCATTGGTTAGTTTTTTCTTCAGTTTTAGGCCTTCTCCCAAAATCCTGATTTTTGTTGATGTCGAATGACTTATTCTTGACATTTGATTTTGTCTTCTAGTCCATCTACTTTATCATTTTGTTGAATTATCTTCCAAGTTATACAATAACATTAGATATCCCTTCATTTGTATCCAGGTCACGTTCATCTTTGAAGTCTTCAAGATTAGAAACAAAGGCTATGCTTTTATTCTTTTTAGATTTTTCACTGATCCCTAATTCAAAGGTCTGCAGAGATCCCATAAGTTCATCAGCTTTCATGTTGTTTATACCTTGGGCTTCTTCAATGGCAGtaaccttcatgtcaaatctCTTTGGAAGAGATTTGAGAATTTTTCTGACCAACTTAGCTTCTGACATCTTCTCCCCCAAGGCACTTGAGGCATTCGTTATCTCAAtaatattcatgtgaaagtcatgaatgcTCTCATCCTCCTTGGTTCTTAAGTTCTCAAACTTGGTGGTAAGAAGTTGAAGTCTTGACATCTTCATCTTAGAGGTTCCTTCATGAGCAGTCCTCAAGAtctcccaagcatctttagcAACAGTACAATTATTTATCAGTCTGAAAatgttcttgtccactccattgaacAGGGCATTCAATGATTTGGAGTTTCCTTGAGCTAatttatcatcttcatcatcctaGTCTTCCTCAGCCTTTAGCACATCAGTAATCTTACCATCTTTATCTCTAATCATTGGTGGATCCCATCCTTTGACCATAGATTTCCAAGCCTTGTTGTCCATGGATTTAATAAAGGCCACCATATGAGatttccagtagtcatagttggtTCCATCAAGTATGGGTGGCCCGTTCACAAATCCTCCTTCCTTGTCCATTGTACCAGAAAATATCTTCCCTGAATATCACATAGACacagagcaggatgcctgctctgataccaattgaaattatgGTATACAGATATTAGATGTCCTAAGAGATGTCGAGACACTGATATCTGATCAAAATACAATGACACTAGAACATACAGATATGAGAACAAAAAGTAACAAAACACACAtagttgttaacccagtttggtgtACAATaacacctacatctgggggctaccaatctagggaggaaatccactaaatagtaTCAGTTTGTAGAGCTTCAGCAAACTATCTCTAATTTACAATCTACTCCCTAATCACTACCCATGCTTAACTTTTACCTAAGACACACCTAGATATGAGATCCTTCTCACTTCCCTTTCAATCACAACAACGATGAATCAAAACAATTATGAAAGTTTTAGAAGTCACACTTCACAGACACACAATCActcaatgcttaaaagcttatgagtgATTGATAGAACTTACAACTCAATAGAGGCGGTCGTATTCTTATATCAAGATGATATTAGAGAGACTCACAATTAACAAGAACACACAAACCCTAACAACTCACTAAAACAATATTTGATTCATGCACCAATTAGGTTAGTTGCATTCTATTTATAACCAAAGTCTGGACTGGATTTGGGCTTCAAACACGCAGCAAGGCAGCGACATAGAATTAGGTCTTcaatcaaaagtttcctaaaatgtctcaacatttagaaaaatagaataaatttaaattcaaataaaatcTCTGATTCATCAATCTTGAACACCACATAAGACTACTTAATATTCCCAAAATATTCAGTAATCTGTTAATCAACCAACCGCTACCAAGAGTAGACCTATATTAGACAAAATGTCAGATCCACATGTTAAgacatcttgttcaacattttgttgctaagttagttttaccaaaattactgccaatcaCAAATACAGAGAAATTGTTGGaggagtttttcactagggagcattgaacattgtgggTAGAGCAACACCTTTTTGAGAGAAACACCACATATTCACCCGAAACCTTAAGGTGATAAGTgggtggattctctcacttataaatgctcaagtcttcatatttccaaccaatgtggcaatattatccacactactcacacttgatacatttTCAACAcccccctcaagtgtgagtccacaatgctccccATCAACTATTGTACCATACAtaacgtttcttattcaccacactggcatcgttgacactcttcaacagaacgtttcttattcaccacactgacgttgactttcgatacaagtaagtcggtccctttctgaaaccaaaggctcgtgataccatttgttgggggagtttttcactagggagcattgaatattgtgggtagagcaacacctttgtgagagacacaccatatattcacctaaaatcttaaggtgataggtgggtgggttctctcacttataaatgctcaagtctccatatttccaaccaatgtgggactattatccaaactactcacacttgatacattctcaacagAAATAACATCAATATCATTTGATATTTCCATATGGTGACGATGGTTACAGGCCAAATGTATTATAGAAGTATACAGATGACATTGTGGTTATAAAAAATTCGTGAAACTATAAAAGATTGGATTAGTTGGAACACCATTTGTCTTCCTAAGAAAGTTGGAAGTCTTGGCGTCAAGCTTTGTGGGAGCTTCAATTTGGCGTTGTCGAGCAGGTGGAAGTGGCATATTCTGTTGGAGAATGATCCTGCTTGGTCTAACCTTCTTTCTTACAGGTATGGGGATGTGACTAAAGCAATGCTCGTCGATGCAATGCCTAGTAACTGCAATAATTCATCTTTATGATGGAAAGACATTTGTTCGATGGGAGAAGCTTTGGATACTAATCAAGGGTCTTGGTTTGCGACATCGATTTTTTGCAAACTTGGTGATGAGGGTGCTATTGACTTTTGGAGACATAAATGGGTTGGTACATCACCTTTATGCGAGCCATTATCTTATTTGTTTCAGCTTTGTGATGCAGTTTCGGTGAAGATTAATCATTACGACAAATGGAATTATTTGGGCTGGTGCTTGACCAATTTCTCAGATATCAGAGGTTGTTCCTATAACGGACAATACTTGTGCAGAGCTGCATATTGTGGTGGTAGAGATTCAACTGATTCCGAGGCAAAATGATGCTTTTATTTGGTGGCGTCACAATGTTGGATTTTCTGTTAAAGTCTGCTACGTTAGGATGCAAGAGCTGGTATAGACAAATTTGTTTTTGCCTTCTGTGTCGAATTTGGATTTGGGCCATTTATGGAAGACGAAGGTCTCTAGTAAAATCTTAATTTTTGGGTCGAGATTGCTCTTGAATAGGCTCCCTCTTAAGATGGATTTGGCTAGACGTGGAATTTTAGTGGGTGTGCATAATTTGGTTTGTCAATTGTGTTTCCGTTTTGATGAGGACTTGAAGCACTTATTTTGCTCTTGCGAGATTAGTAAACTTTTATGGTTTAATCTTTTCAATTGGTTGGGTTTGGAGGATGCGGGTGTGGGGGATGTTTCTTCTCTTCTTCCTCGGCTCATGATGTTAGATAAAAAGGTTTCTAGTTTGCTTAAATTTGATGTTAACTGGTTATTTAGTTTAGCATTTTGTTGGAGCATTTGGTTATGTAGGAATGCGATTTTGTTTACGGGAGGAATTCTAGCCAATTTTGATTTGTTAGGGATGATCAAAATCTTTTCTTGGGAGTGACTTGTAGCCTTTGATAAGAAGGGAAAAGGGATTCTGAGGCATTTTGTTGAGAATTTGGTTATGAAGGAATGCGGTTTTGTTTAATGGGGGAGATTCTTGCCAATTTTGATTTGTTAGGGATGAtcaaattctttttttttttgaagtGACTTGTGGCCTTTGATAAGAGGGGAAAATGGATTCAATGACCTTTTTTTGAGCATTTGGTTATGCATGAATGCAATTTTGTTTAATGGAAGAATTCTAGCCAATTTTATTTGTTAGGGATGAACAAATTCTTTTCTTAGGTGTGACTTGTGGCCTTTGATAAGTGGGGAAGAGGAATTCATTGGTTGGATTGATGTGTTAAACCGGTCTCTTGTTTGGAGTAGAGTAGAGTAGAATTGTTCTTTTGTTCGTTGTTTCTCTTTCGTTTGTTTCGTTTGTATTCGAGTTAAGCACCTTTTATGTTTTTATCTAATACAATTTCTATGCTTATACAAAAATTAACAAATAATAGttaatattataataaaaattgagaaaaattAATCATTTTAAAATAAGAGGTTAAAGGTAGTGCACTGTCAGTGTAAAGAAATATTACAGAAATATTACACCGACAtccaatcaaaatattttatattgCCAAATCATAatagtattttaaaaataaaagtgtgATGTGGTGGGATACACACGAGTCTTATTGGTTGACggtgtaaaaatattttatacTATATTCTTTTTTCCCTCttgaaataaaattatttaaaaaatcCATTAATTATTTTGAGACACCACATTATAAAAGTATTAGTtgaataattttttaaattaatatattCATTCACCTACCCGGTACTATAAATATAAAGTATAACGTATTAATTTAAAGTAATATCTTCTTATTGGTGCCATTATATAATCTTTTTATCAGTATCACAAGAATAAGAACATGTAATAAATGAGATAAATAAATGCAGATAATTAATAATTTATTCTTCCGATTCAATAATACTAATTATAAAAATACACTGTATTGTAAACAACAGCGTATATAAATAGTTCTACAAATATAATCTTTATGCTGAAGTGATTTTCAAAATCCTGGCAGCACTAAGATTTTGAATCCATCTTGTCTCTAAGGTATCTGTTTGTGCAGAGCCAGCATTGCAGGAGTAATTCATAATTTCTCTTTTCCCTACATAATTAATTACATTTTAAAACCCTAAATCATAATAATAATTCATAATATATTTTTGTGTGCAGAGAATTAATGAAATAATGATAATTCTTCAAAAAGGTCTCACTCAGATCAATAGAATATTTTAAATCATAAATGAAAGTAAAcaaaaaaaaacggaaaacgtTAGAATTAACTTACTCGGCGTTAACGCACAGTATGTGTGTGTTGGCAAGTGCAGAACTAACTTTAACGGCGAGATCACAGAGAAGAGGAAGAGTCAATGGATAACTAGAATGCGAAAGAGGAACGATGAAGTAGATTCGACCAGGTAGAAGCTCCTCCTCGTCTGGAACGCGTGGCATACACGTGCCGATGCACATTGACTCTGCGTTTGAGATGTAGCAGcaattgttgttgttgttgttctcTGAAACGACGACGCTTGCTGAAATCGGTTGTTTATACTCTTTGATCGCACCGCTAGAAATGTCCATCACCATGATCGACGATGGTCTTCGAAAAGATTCCGCTGCACGTGGTATACCGGAGCCACCACCGTCCTTCCCACGAGCGGCTCTTTTTCGAGTGTGTGTGGTTTTCACATTGTGACAAGACGCGCACACGCCCATTGCAGATTCCCTCAGGGTCAAATATTTTAAAACTTTATCTTTCTCTATTTTAGATGGGTTTCCTTATTCCAGCCACTATTTattgtatctttttatttttctttatctTTACTATAAATTCACCTTTTAGATTTTATTATGCAATCAATATGTTTCGATTAAATATACACCCGTTACATTGTTtaaataaattcaaaaaaaatcTTTTATAATAATGATCAAAAATTTCAATTTCATTAAATCAGTTTAATTAATACCTATAAATGACATCAAATACAAAGACGTGACTTCTTAAATAATGAATTTCAACCAATAAATTAATTGacaaatatttttaaaaaaagtcCGGATAAGACATTTTTATTTATAGCATGCACCGACATCGAATTGTATAAGCGCAAATTCAAATTCATTACATTTTTTTCGTCGGTTGACCAaaaaaaagaaatagaaaaaaaTAGTTTCGTAAAATCAACTCAATTAGTAATTATGCAATGACATTAACTTGTGAGAGTGCAAATTCAAATTCGTGACATCTCACTTATTCATCTTGTGAAATTACAGTAAAATAATAATATCGTTAAGTAAGTTCAATTGATAGTTGTGTAATAATATCATTTATTTATCTTTAAGGGGAGAAATACTAGAAAAAAAAGTCTTGATAAACCACCTCATGTAGTTGTGTTGTGCAAAGACACATTATATTATAAAAACAAGTTTTGTTAAACCAATTCAGTTGATAATTACATTATTGTGCAAACACATTATATTATAAAAACAGTCTGGTTAAACCAATTCAGTTGATAATTATATAGGAACTCCATTTATTTACCGTAAATACTAAAAGTGCAAATTTGCGATATTCTACTATTTATTTTTACAGAGTGATTTTTCAACTACTAAATCATTTgataaaaaataatattatttgTCTATTACAAAATAAAGATTTTGTTTTACATATATTAAAAAAACTGAGTATTTAAAATACATATTAAAGAACTCAAAACaaaattttattattaaataatataatACTTTGATTTCT includes these proteins:
- the LOC127120313 gene encoding uncharacterized protein LOC127120313, encoding MGVCASCHNVKTTHTRKRAARGKDGGGSGIPRAAESFRRPSSIMVMDISSGAIKEYKQPISASVVVSENNNNNNCCYISNAESMCIGTCMPRVPDEEELLPGRIYFIVPLSHSSYPLTLPLLCDLAVKVSSALANTHILCVNAEEKRNYELLLQCWLCTNRYLRDKMDSKS